In Papio anubis isolate 15944 chromosome 20, Panubis1.0, whole genome shotgun sequence, a single window of DNA contains:
- the SLC39A3 gene encoding zinc transporter ZIP3, whose translation MVKLLVAKILCMVGVFFFMLLGSLLPVKIIETDFEKAHRSKKILSLCNTFGGGVFLATCFNALLPAVREKLQKVLSLGHISTDYPLAETILLLGFFMTVFLEQLILTFRKEKPSFIDLETFNAGSDVGSDSEYESPFMGGSRGHALYVEPHGHGPSLSVQGLSRASPVRLLSLAFALSAHSVFEGLALGLQEEGEKVVSLFVGVAVHETLVAVALGISMARSAMPLRDAAKLAVTVSAMIPLGIGLGLGIESAQGVPGSVASVLLQGLAGGTFLFITFLEILAKELEEKSDRLLKVLFLVLGYAVLAGMVFLKW comes from the exons ATGGTGAAATTGCTAGTGGCCAAAATCCTTTGCATGGTGGGCGTGTTCTTCTTCATGCTGCTTGGCTCCCTGCTCCCCGTGAAGATCATCGAGACAGATTTTGAGAAGGCGCATCGCTCCAAAAAGATCCTGTCTCTCTGCAACACCTTTGGAGGAGGGGTGTTTCTGGCCACGTGCTTCAATGCTCTGCTGCCTGCTGTGAGGGAAAAG CTCCAGAAGGTCCTGAGCCTCGGCCACATCAGCACCGACTACCCGCTGGCCGAGACCATCCTCCTGCTGGGCTTCTTCATGACCGTCTTCCTGGAGCAGCTGATCCTGACCTTCCGCAAGGAGAAGCCGTCCTTCATCGACCTGGAGACCTTCAACGCCGGCTCGGACGTGGGCAGCGACTCGGAGTACGAGAGCCCCTTCATGGGGGGCTCGCGGGGCCACGCGCTGTACGTGGAGCCCCACGGCCACGGCCCCAGCCTGAGCGTGCAGGGCCTCTCGCGCGCCAGCCCTGTGCGTCTGCTCAGCCTGGCCTTCGCGCTGTCGGCCCACTCAGTCTTCGAGGGCCTGGCCCTGGGCctgcaggaggaaggggagaaagtgGTGAGCTTGTTCGTGGGGGTGGCTGTCCACGAGACGCTGGTGGCCGTGGCCCTGGGCATCAGCATGGCCCGGAGTGCCATGCCCCTGCGGGACGCAGCCAAGCTGGCAGTCACCGTGAGCGCCATGATCCCCCTGGGCATCGGCCTGGGCCTGGGCATCGAGAGCGCCCAGGGCGTGCCGGGCAGCGTGGCCTCCGTGCTGCTGCAGGGCCTGGCAGGCGGCACCTTCCTCTTCATCACCTTCCTGGAGATCCTGGCTAAGGAGCTGGAGGAGAAGAGTGACCGTCTGCTCAAGGTCCTCTTCCTGGTGCTGGGCTATGCCGTCCTGGCCGGGATGGTCTTCCTGAAGTGGTGA